In Cytophagia bacterium CHB2, the following proteins share a genomic window:
- a CDS encoding DUF962 domain-containing protein → MFAGKTWDEWIGQYAQSHQNPVNRACHTIGIPLIAISVLLFLAAPFVANLWLPALALFVIGWIFQFIGHAFEGKPPEFLRDWRFLFVGLRWWFAKVRGRA, encoded by the coding sequence ATGTTCGCTGGCAAAACCTGGGACGAATGGATCGGCCAGTATGCGCAGAGCCACCAAAATCCCGTCAATCGCGCGTGTCACACCATCGGTATTCCCCTAATTGCGATTTCCGTGCTGCTGTTCCTGGCTGCGCCGTTCGTTGCGAATCTCTGGCTGCCGGCGCTGGCGTTGTTTGTCATCGGCTGGATTTTTCAGTTCATCGGACATGCCTTCGAAGGCAAACCGCCGGAGTTTTTGCGCGACTGGCGTTTTTTGTTCGTGGGCCTGCGCTGGTGGTTTGCCAAGGTGCGCGGCCGCGCGTGA
- a CDS encoding four helix bundle protein — protein sequence MKLSKGQTAGGKKAKPRHLMSRRSLTLELFAICALPHATCPLHRVHLNGASGTGQVAKKPQHRMSRRSLRRELFAICALPLATCPLLPAPCLEGIMTHEEWLANVPDSIKNDRLWEFTAYQKALLLYDLMWEDCEKMLPDVRGRGNADQLNRSVGSISANIEEGYGRGFGKEYDYFLRVALGSARESRGWYYRSRRFLSSAVLPHRYALLDEIIGLLVNKVQARKKLESVKQ from the coding sequence GCAAACGGCAGGGGGCAAAAAAGCAAAGCCCCGACACCTGATGTCTCGCCGGTCTCTGACGCTTGAACTGTTTGCCATTTGTGCCTTGCCCCATGCAACTTGCCCCTTGCACCGAGTGCATTTAAACGGAGCAAGTGGCACAGGGCAAGTGGCAAAAAAGCCCCAGCACAGAATGTCCCGCCGATCTCTGAGGCGTGAATTATTTGCCATTTGCGCCTTGCCCCTTGCAACTTGCCCCTTGCTTCCTGCCCCATGCCTGGAGGGAATTATGACTCACGAAGAATGGCTCGCCAATGTTCCGGACAGTATCAAGAACGATCGGCTGTGGGAATTCACCGCTTATCAAAAAGCCTTATTGCTTTACGATTTGATGTGGGAAGACTGCGAAAAAATGCTACCGGACGTTCGCGGTCGCGGGAATGCCGACCAGCTCAATCGCAGCGTCGGATCGATCAGCGCCAACATTGAAGAAGGCTATGGCCGCGGCTTTGGGAAGGAGTATGATTATTTTTTGCGAGTCGCCCTCGGTTCAGCGCGCGAAAGCCGAGGGTGGTATTATCGCAGCCGGCGGTTTTTGTCCTCGGCAGTTTTGCCGCATCGCTACGCACTGCTCGATGAAATCATCGGGCTGTTGGTAAACAAAGTTCAGGCAAGGAAGAAGCTGGAATCTGTCAAGCAATAG